GAACACTGCGTTCTTCATTGTCCTGAGGAGTCTTTGTCGGATTCAATGCTGTAATATATCTGTTTTGTTGAAAGGCTACAAGATGATACCCTTTTTGACGATTTGCTTGGATGATATGAGGAGCTTCTTGATTAATATGTTCAATATCTAGTCGAACCGTTCGAGTACTCACACCCAAACAGGTCGCAAGCTCTCTCCCTTTCATCCATTCTTGACGAGATAGTAGTTGCAATAACTGTTGGTGACGCTGTTTCATAAAAATCCCCTCCATCTCAACTTGACTATACCAAATTCTTCACATCTATTATACCTAAAATCTTTTCCTATTGTTAGGAAATTTTAGCCCATTCGTGAAATTATTCGTAAATTTTCTTACTTTTTGACAGGTTTTGGATGATTGGTGTGCTAAAAAGAAAAAGATGTCTCTTCGATTGAAAAGTTTCTAATAGTAGCTGTAATAGGGCACCGGCTTGAGCCGAAGTCTCAAGCTCTTTCAAGATTCAAACGACCTCTAGAAAATCAATTTCAAGAGGTCGTAATTCACTTTGAACGCTATCCCCTATTACTGCTACTATGGAACTTTTCAACTCTTTCGAGACATCTTTTTCAACTACTCAATCAAAATCCAGTCAACAAGAGAATTACAAATGGTTTCAGGTGGGGAAACCAAAACAACAAGGTGCGCTGCAGCAATAACGGCACCCCCTCGAGCCTTCATCTCAAGGGTAGCAAGCCTTAAACTGAGGGTAAGTGATCAATCGCTAACCCTCAGTAATTCGCATTGCTTGCGATTACCTTATTGTTATTATGATGAAATCCATTAGGAGTTCTTTTGAGACTCCATTTAATTACTGCTTTCTATAGATTTTCCTTTAGCACATATCACATATTGAGTGAATAAGTAAATTACAAATTGTTTCAGGCGGAGGGACGGGAAGGACAAGGTGGGTGCTTTTGAGAGGCGGTTTTTGGGCAACAAAAAAGGCACCAGAATCGGTGCCTGCAGGACTGGGGTAGCTGGATTCGAACCAACGAATGACGGAGTCAAAGTCCGTTGCCTTACCGCTTGGCTATACCCCAATGGTGGAGGGGGGCAGATTCGAACTGCCGAACCCGAAGGAGCGGATTTACAGTCCGCCGCGTTTAGCCACTTCGCTACCCCTCCAGCAAATATTAAAATTTCGTACTCAGATATCTTACAACAGTTTGAAGGAGAATGCAAGGATTTTACCGCAAAAACATAAAGAATCTAGTCGATTTCCTGGCTAGATTCTTTATAAGTTTATTTTAATTTAGACGTGACTTTCTTCTTAGAGAAAGTTCGCTCTTGTTTATTTCCTAATGCGTTCAGACGTGCATCCAAGAGAATATGACGGCCTTCTACATTACGAGTGTATATGATTTCGTACTTGCCAATGTATTTTTCAATGTTGGCTACAAAAGCGACGACGTCTTCTTTACGTTTATCAAACATACTTGGAACGGCAAAATATTTTGTTTGATCATTGACCCTAGTCGTAGCTCTTAGAATATAGCGCTGGTTCTCAATTGGAGCAAAGAATTCCGATAACGCCTGTGCGAAGAGTTCCTTCTCACGCAAGGTTCCCCCTTTTAGATAAGTGGCTGTTTGAAAAGAATCTTTATCCTCACGAACGACTCTAGCCTTGCAGTTTTGTGTCTGCAAGTGTCCTGATGCTAGCAAGGCTTTTCGGATGGATTCCGCAAAGAGTTCGAGGCGTTTATACGGACTCTTGTAAAGGAAATATCTCAACCAGACGATATTTAACACGATGAGCGATAAAATCCCCACTGGATAAAAGAGTTGGGACGGTCCTTTTACAAAATCGAGAAATAAATAGACAATCAATTCCGTCAGTACAATTGCTTGCGCGTAGGTGAGAATTTTTCGTGCATCTGTTAGAAGAACGGTCGGCAAGAACGCCTTGTCCACTTGCACTTCACTAGCGACTTCCATATCTTCTAGAAGCGGAAGAGATTCATTCCAGCGCTCTCTCAACTCTTCGCGGTTACGCGAGCGGCTGATGGTTTCTTGGTTGAGTTTTGTTAAATTCTTCTTCGTAAACTCGATATTTCCAAGGTCTAATCGATCCACGCCCGATTCAATCGTGTTCTCATTATAGTGTAGTCCTAAAAATTGCTTCATGCGGCGCTGCAACAATTCCATATCCGGACTATCGATTCCGACAGCAACCTCTTCGTCTTCTTCCTTCTTGAAGAGTTTTTTCTCCGCCAGATTAATGGACACAAGATGCCAAACGCTGCTTGTTTTATCCGGATTTTCCGGCCAAATACGAATCGCACGCCCTCGCATCTGATTGCTGAGCATGAAACTTCCGACAAAGCTAGCGAGAATCAATGAGTTCACGCACGGCGCATCCCATCCTTCCCCTAGGAGCGATTTTGTCCCAATTACGACATGAATATGCCCTTCTTGGAAGAGCTGCGTCACGGCGCTGACTAAATCATGTTGCGAACCTACTAAACGGACCTTCACATAGTCCTTCTCGTCTAGTTGTCCTACTGATTGGAAGGTAATTTTATCGGCTCCAAAAACAGCCTCTAGACGCGATTTTACACCTGACGGGATAATAACGAGACTTCCTGTTAAAACGGCCATAGGAACGTCTAATTGTTGTTC
This Granulicatella adiacens ATCC 49175 DNA region includes the following protein-coding sequences:
- a CDS encoding DEAD/DEAH box helicase family protein, with product MLEHLSFKGEWREYQKRILEKSETIMADGHIHLVAAPGSGKTTLGIEFIRRNSNPALILVPTVTIRQQWVDRIREAFLDDELLADEMISQNLKQPKMITVATYQALHSAINRLEGDTEVEDTDDVVENEHFDFKDVDIIKLFKEENLGTLCLDECHHLRNEWWKSLETFRKSFADMKVISLTATPPYEGEPALWERYVAMCGEIDEEITVPELVKEGSLCPHQDYVYFSFPTKEEENQLDQFSTQKRAFLKNLSSDSMFCEAVRTSRALDGTISEDELLNEPKYLSATLIFLRHKGIEFPKQFQQLLGASRLPMFDLAWFEILLQGMLFDVPHWYDLSEEDLKELKSELKSLGLIDRKQVQLCRNKKIDQLLNQSLGKLNAVRDIFKAEYETLGSDLRQLILTDFIRKDFEAHLGNPEVQYSQLGVLPYFEVLRREFEEQQLDVPMAVLTGSLVIIPSGVKSRLEAVFGADKITFQSVGQLDEKDYVKVRLVGSQHDLVSAVTQLFQEGHIHVVIGTKSLLGEGWDAPCVNSLILASFVGSFMLSNQMRGRAIRIWPENPDKTSSVWHLVSINLAEKKLFKKEEDEEVAVGIDSPDMELLQRRMKQFLGLHYNENTIESGVDRLDLGNIEFTKKNLTKLNQETISRSRNREELRERWNESLPLLEDMEVASEVQVDKAFLPTVLLTDARKILTYAQAIVLTELIVYLFLDFVKGPSQLFYPVGILSLIVLNIVWLRYFLYKSPYKRLELFAESIRKALLASGHLQTQNCKARVVREDKDSFQTATYLKGGTLREKELFAQALSEFFAPIENQRYILRATTRVNDQTKYFAVPSMFDKRKEDVVAFVANIEKYIGKYEIIYTRNVEGRHILLDARLNALGNKQERTFSKKKVTSKLK